In the genome of Onychostoma macrolepis isolate SWU-2019 chromosome 10, ASM1243209v1, whole genome shotgun sequence, the window TTTATCCTTGCAGCAAAAACTGCTGAGAATGGTATATCTGCAAATACCGTTGAGATCAGCCCACTCTCGCATAGCTGTCCACTTCATCTTTAATGACCAAAGTCAAGGGTCCATTTCTTGCTACCAGGTAAATTCTGCAACTATACACATGACCTTTGTCAACTTGCCCCACCTGGCTTGAACTGGAACAGTGCACAGATGCCGAGACAAATCTTCTGCATCTGCTTTTAACTTGACATGACCCTTGCCATCAAAATCGAGCTCACTATCTCGCCAAAAGATGGCGTTACACATGGCAAGCAGGGCGCGGAGGAGTTGGTGGATCTCCTAGGGACTTCTTGGTGTCGCTACGTTGCAGACAAAGCAGGCAGAGGCGCTTGAGGCCTTTGCGGAAGGCGCTGTTTGACAGGCTGTAGATGAGACAGTTGCAAAAACTATTGCTAATTGCCAGCCATGTGGTCAGGAATGAGGCAATGGCATGGTGGTATATCCCTGCGCTCTctagtaaaaagtaaatgatgTAGGGTAGCCAAAGCAGGTAGAACACACTGGTGATACGAAAGAGCACGGTGGCATAGCGTTTGTCCGTGCAGGCTTGCTCACCCGGCTCGGGATCCTGTGGGCCGAAGCGAGCTCTCCGCTCGCTGATCTGCCGAGTGTGCTGTCGACAGATCCGAAAAATATGGGCGTAGGTGAAACAAACGGTGAAAGCAGCTGGTGCGTAGAGGGCCGCAACAATAAACGCGGTAAAAAGGGGCTGGGTGTCCCAGGAGGAGCACCATTTAAATACATCACCGTGGTATCCTGGCTTGCCCCAACCAAAGAAAGAGGGCAAAAAGATGAGTGCCGAGTAAAGCCAAATAAGGGCAATGCAAGTGCGAAGACGGCAGGGTGTGACCAGAGCAGTGTAGGAAAGAGGTCGGGTGATGGCAACATAACGGTCAATACTGACACATGCCAGAGAGGCCATGGAGACGCTCTTCAACACACAGACCATGTAGCTAAAGACCATGCAGGTGAGTTTCTCGTTCACATCCTCCAGATGGTGCAGGAGGGACAGAGAGGGAATAAGACAGCTGACCCCAACCAGAAAGTCCGCATACGCCATAGTCTGTATAAAGGAGCTAGTGGTATGGTGGCTGAGTAGCGGGGCACAGTGGAAAACAAAGATAACCACCAGGTTCCCGGAGATGATGAGCACTGTCAAGAAGAGAATAACAGCTACTTCCAGCAGGCAGGTGTTGAAGATCTGAGAGTAGCCAATGTCCAGCAGGCAGAAGGTTTCTGTGCTATGGTTTAACTCAGTTGCGTTCATCTTGTTTAGGGTGCGCTTGGGCGCACAATTAGGGTGTTAGTTCCTTGGGGGCCCAGCTCAGCAAAGGCTGCCCACAGTACGGCTGACATGGGGGAGGTGTCCGTGCCAGGTGCCTTCCATTTCAGCAGCAACATGAGCCGCAAGTCTACAGCAATCCTTTCACCAAAGCACACACATGCAGCGACAGTATCCTGAGGACAGTCACTTACTACAAGCTGTTGTGGAGGGTAGCTTAAATTCAAGTCCCAGCAGCAGAGGACATAAACACCCCCCTATTTTATCAGTCCCCCACCTTTCCGGGGAGAAGCACAGCTGTGCCTGAACGGGGCAGGCAGCTGCCGGCACAGGAAAAAAGCAAAGGAAGCGGAGTCCTTGCCACTCTGATCATAAAAGTCCCAGTTGCTCTCACACAGTTATTAGTCCGGAGgatcacacacacaacaaagcAGTGCTGGAGATTCCTCAAAATAacagtcaaattatttattccTTCAAATCCCAAAAAATGGGATTGTATGATGTAATCCAGAGTCTGATGTCTTTGCAGCAACTTCAGTCGTCCGTCAAACGAAGACTGGGGAATCTCTTCAGCGTGTGCCGGGCACCCAGCTCCCTCACATCAACGTGGAGGAAGTGTGTGTGATCGAGGATGAAGGAACAGCAAGTGGTGATTGGCATTTCAAACGGAGAAGGGGCTCTCCAGAGAGAAGCCAGCGTCTGGAATGTAAATGAAGGATAGAGTGGTGTGATGCAGAAAGcagtctccctctctctcctctgtGGCACTGATGCatcctctctccctccctctctccgcTGCAGCAGGAGCACTCAAACTCCTCCCACCCTTGGCTCTAGCCAGTGAGCAGCTGTCGGAGCACGATCGGAGAAGAGGCATCCCCCTTCCCTTGTCAATCCATACACTCCTTCACCCGCTCATACCCACCTTTTCGTCTCTcacaaattataataaaactcATATCATGTGCTTTATCCTTCCTTTTCATTCTATTCCCATCACAATTCCAATGCAACATCCCTCCCACGTACTCGCTCTCTTCTCCCCCTCATATACAGAcacatgcaaaaaaacaaaaggagGCCAGAGTGTAGCCATTTCCAAGGTCCCAGAAATAAACCAAGTACATACATTTCTTATTAGATAAACTAAAACTTTTCATGACATCATAATTCTAATTCTACCCCTGCTTTATGCAGTATTGTGGCTCctatgttaaaggaatagttcaacccaaaatgaaaagtctgtcattaatgactcaccctcatgtcgatTCAAAGCCATAAGACTTTCGTTCACCTTCAGAACagaaattaagatatttgtgatgaaatctgagagctttctgaccctacatagacagcaatgcaactctCAGAAGCTCTCAGAGCaaggcaatatcgcgttcataatcgcagacaaatcgcattcgattatgaacgtgatattgcctagcttgtcagtgaactatggcTCAGTGTAGTAATTgacgctccatctgaaagcaggtgatggcaaTTAACTACTAATCAagaaaccggctttactgacgagatgcgcatgataatcgaattcgattaattgcacagccctaatcaaaaatatcttaatatgtgttctgaagatgaatgaaggtcttacgggtttggaacgacatgagggtgagtaattaatgacagagttttcgctgaactatccctttaagtaacaCACCAATTTTTACCAACAAAGGTCCTTCTATAGCATTAAATCAGATGCACTCATTTTTCTTGTGCATTTGTTTCATGTATCAACATGTTCTCAGATGGATTAAGTTCAAAGGAGACATCGGAGATTAGCATTTAGTTAGAATCCATGCATGTGGGCAACTGAATTACCAAGGTTATTGTGGTATGATTTGTGCCAGTCTAGCTTTAGTAAACGTTGACCATACAGATTTACTGAACTCTCGAGTCTTTGTGTCCATTTATATCATCTTTATTAATCCCTGTTCCCTGTCACCACGGTAATATTAAAACTATAGCACCCCTTCAGTCTCCTTTCATTCTTTCACTGCCAGAATctgcaaacactcacacacagtcCCCACTTTCACGCATTCCCTCAGCCAGGCACACGAGGGGCTAAAAATAGGCCCAACTTGAAAGGTGGGGAGCAGACGACACTGGGCTCATCCATTAGGAGGAGGACAATGAGGAGGAAAGGAAGAAATAAAGAGGAATGGAAGGGCTGAATGCATGAGATTGAATGAGGCGACAACGATAAAGAAACACAGACCTTAGAGTAAACGGcatatttaatttgacaaaAATGAGGCTGTGAAGGATGGAAATACAGTTTCTTCAATGACACCATTTCGTACCTGCGTGTCAATCATTCTCATAAACCACTGAAGCACTCATTATCCGCAGACTGTCAACGCCAAAACACAGGTCTGTGATGTAATTTAGATATGACCCATGGCCATATAATCCACAGTTTGATTGGTACAcgaaattttaaattaaataataaataaatacaaataatttttttttctcataatccTCCACTTGCTCTGCCTCTACAGCAACTCTCATTAATGGCTGATGTTGCAAACCCTCATATTTATCAACCAATTTTCACAACAGATAAAATCACATCCTACATTTCTTTCTAGTTCAATATGCTGCTTCTCTTACACGATCAATCACAATACATAACACCAGAGgtcaaatgcatttcaaatactTTCGTATTGACAAGAATGAACAGAACTTCAATCTCTCACAGCCTACATGGCAAATGAAACCGTCTATTCTGACTAAGGTCTATAGGAGAAGATAAGAGAAAGCTGTCCCTATAGTGATGGGAAGGTGTTAGCCAAGTCCAGCCTGACTCAGCTGCTCTGTgaaaacacagcaaacacaaACAGCACATACACATCCCTTCATATAGTGAGACAGCAGCTCTACATCAGTAGTCAGCCAAACTCTCAGCGTCACAAACCTGGACATCACTGCTGCGGCAGACACCAGCCAGAATTCTGCTGTATAGACCACCCACAGGCTTCCTCCATAAACCCTGCACAATCCCCTGGGTCTAGACCATTCAGCGTGACATTAACCCCACAGAGCAGTGAAGCTATTTTTGTACAGACAAGTAAGCTACTATTTGCCATATTAAAAGGTCTTCTATTGAACACAATGAAGCTCGAGAGTATCTGTTCCCTATTTTGTTAAGTCACGCCTGGCGCAGAGACGGATATTTATTGCGGTGTGTTTAGAATGCCGGGACTTGAAGTGAGAAGAGGCGCAGGCTGCCGCAGACTAACAGGCCAGGCTTTGTGTTAGCCGTTTGTTTTTATTCACCGCATGGGGTGGTGTGTGAGGAGTGTCTAGAGAAATCTGTGTGTATGTCTGACCTCTGCGTCTGTGTTTGTGGACACTGGAACATCTGGTAATAGTATGAGCCAAAGAAATGCAGCCCGACAAACATGCTCGGGTGAGCAGATGGGTGCAGAGTGAACCAAGGATCCAAAATCTGATGCTTGTTACCATGTCAATGGCAGACAATTTAATATTCGATTAACAATAACAGGAACTACAGCCATATGAATGGGGACTGCCTGCGAGTTTGAGGTGCATTACTGAGTTGATTGCATTTGCAAAGTCACCACTTAAAACACTTAAAGCCCCATCAacactgcatattttgcatgttctATTGTCCCATTTTTTTGTCCATTGTCTCAAATTTGTCCCATTTAAGGTCTTGAAGTTTCGACTAATGCACTGATGACCTGAATCAGGCGTGTCAGATTAAGGACACAtgtaaaatgtgcagtgttgttGGGGCTCCAGGCACGTGGTTGGGAATGGGAATCACTGGTATAAAGCATGTTGGGACCAACTTAAAGCTGATCTACCTTAGCCTAAATCTTCAACTGGTCTGTCCAGCAGCAAAATCAACCATGCATGAATATTGGACGTGCCACGGTTTATAGTTCCGTGCAGCGCAGGATTTCTTATATGTTATTgactattttaaattgaatacgaaacatgcatgaatgagaaaataaaagacatgcTAGATGTTAAACAGTTTTTAAGCGCAATAAACCTTGACAAAGAACTCTTGAAAATTCAGACCTCTTTCACAAGTTATTTCGCATCAACTGTCTTGGCTTATGATTGAAGTGAAcacaaacagctgagaaagaaaacacatgtgTATCAATATATTGGATCCGCGCAtctcttaaagtgacaacaGACTAATATTCCTGCTGCTGTCTGTATCTATCTAATGataaatcaaacaacaaaaaatgaaaatcactcACTGATCTTGACTAACTTTAGTAGCTTTATTAAGGataaatgtatgaatgtttAATTCATACAGTGCTTcacttttatattttgattactTTATTCAGTTTCTGTATTACTTGAACCAATAGACCTACTGTACCTAAAAACAATTTCATTTGTGTCTTAGTTTTATTGtagataaaataacaaaaatcacTACATGATAGAAATTATCGTGAAAATCCAATCATGAAATAAGATTTTGGCCAAATTTGGCCCTCTTATCATTTTAGCTTATTCAGTTACTtttcctgttgttttatgtttttgtcttgGCATCGGTTTAGTAGTAGTATTGAGACATTATTTAGTCAGGTATTGTATCGAAGTTAAAATTTTGGTATCCTGACAACACTACCCTAAATTTTTAAAGGGAGGTTCTCTCACAAATCCAAgttctgtcatcttttactcCTTATTTTATgacttcatgtcattccaaacctgttctCTTAAttagtggaacacaaaagaagatattgtgaagagcgtttcaagtgtttttgtccatacaatgaacaCCAGTGGGGTCCAAAGCAACGCTGAACCACAATGACTTTCagtgtatggacaaaaacaacactgagATTTTTCCAAACATCATCTTTTGAGTAATTTCACACCCAACCatctgtcatttttataaacctCACATTTTAACAGCACTGGTACTGTACATGTCACTTCCATGGCAACAagtgtaaataaatgaaaagtcaTTGGGGTTTGAAAGAGTGGTAGTACTTGAGTAATACATGGAAAAGGTGAAGGCGCTCAGTAAAACTAGTCATCACTCAAGTCCTGATGTTAAGACGTGTCCTGTATTTATGACCCAGCACCGGTGAAAATCAACACTCATCTTAATCCAGCCATTTGGCCCAGATATTTCAGAGGGAGGCCTGTCTCTCAAAACACTGGAAATTCTATATTTCtcactaaaatgtttattgGAAGCGGAGACAGACTGTTTCATCAATGTCACTTTGTTGCTTAACTTGCCGTAAGCATTGAACTATAGAGCAGCCTGCCAGTTCCGTGATAACAACTCAAAATAGAAATGTGGGCCGTCAATGCATCCATTGAATTAAACACAATGGCAAAACTCTGAGAGCATGGCTATTCTTTGTGCGACGCTTTTAAGAAATGAATCACCATGGTTCCCAGGCATCAACCACAAACACGCACGTACAAAGCAAAGCATAAGGAAAATAGAGAGCATTTGTTGTTACAAAAAAACACCTGGTTCAACATCTGtcattattgaaatatatacatatatatatattagtgacAGCTGCAACTTCTGAATTGGCTATAAGGTCAAGAAAACtaattaattactaattacGCAATGTGAGAGGAACGTGTGGTTTGCGGTGTAGCTTTCACTCAAAGCCTATGAGGGATCATTTTTAGCCCTCTTCTATCAGAGTTTAGAGCGCTAGGAGGGCAGACGGTGAAAAGTGCAGGTCTGTGATAACTAGATGAGTGGAAACAAGACCTTTCTTCGAGGCCTCGCAATAAAGGCTGTCTGTGAGTCACCTTAGCGAAGGTTGCAGTAAGGTCTGTCCTGTATAATCTCCTTTCATAATAGAGCATGTGTAAGGAAATGTAGCAATactaaaaacaatacaatgcatgtaaaaattgtgtttttcatgagAAGATTAACTAAAATACCAATGCAATCTCACGACcaattcatacatattttacgagATGGATAATTAGTACGAATTCGTACAACCTCGCTCGTACGATTTTGTACGATTTGTCTAGACCCCTATGATGGGTAGGTTAaggggcggggttaggtgtaggtcaaTCGCACAAATTCATACGAACTGTGCAActgaggtggctaattcgtacgaatttgTACATTCAAACAATTTCTGCTAAATCGTACGTATATGAATTTGTAAGAGTGAGGTCGTAcaaattcgtacgaattagccacctcgtaaaatatgtacgtaTTGCCGTGAGATCAGGTTGAAAATATTAGTATGCAATAAATAATACATgctaaatttgtaaataaatactgctttattattcatttaatatatttattttaattatttttaaaattttaaatgtaaaatttgagAAAATATGAATGGCAAAAAGgctaaatgttttttcttattCTGTTGAAGATGAGTTTAAAGAGTTTTGCTTGATAAAGCACTCAGTTTTGAGCATTATATAGATATTATAACCAATCCATAGTTGCATGCTCTTCCAGGCAGACGGGAAAAGTTTTAGGATAGGCTATAAAATGGCATATACACTCTGTTGCacccccctccctgttgtttgtttgaatggatgttgttttgttgatttaaagtaaataaaaagttgatcacaaaaaaaggcatatacaatataatataaaacccAGGTTATTTCTAGGAAGCTGGTGATGGTTTCTAAGTAATGTACTCCTCACTTAATCGGTGCCACACTGTGGATTTGACCATCCAGAGAAAACTACAGaccatctt includes:
- the LOC131547817 gene encoding probable G-protein coupled receptor 21; protein product: MNATELNHSTETFCLLDIGYSQIFNTCLLEVAVILFLTVLIISGNLVVIFVFHCAPLLSHHTTSSFIQTMAYADFLVGVSCLIPSLSLLHHLEDVNEKLTCMVFSYMVCVLKSVSMASLACVSIDRYVAITRPLSYTALVTPCRLRTCIALIWLYSALIFLPSFFGWGKPGYHGDVFKWCSSWDTQPLFTAFIVAALYAPAAFTVCFTYAHIFRICRQHTRQISERRARFGPQDPEPGEQACTDKRYATVLFRITSVFYLLWLPYIIYFLLESAGIYHHAIASFLTTWLAISNSFCNCLIYSLSNSAFRKGLKRLCLLCLQRSDTKKSLGDPPTPPRPACHV